Proteins found in one Salvia splendens isolate huo1 chromosome 10, SspV2, whole genome shotgun sequence genomic segment:
- the LOC121750113 gene encoding probable polyamine transporter At1g31830 isoform X1: MAADAGDKTTAATSAIPANHKASDPTVVAGDGTPPANTKTHASPNSIDQKARDTESTPIPTEMGAHNNGDYIGINITPSPPSNHHTHRKVSMIPLIFLIFYEVSGGPFGIEDSVGAAGPLVALAGFLLFPLIWSVPEALITAEMGTMFPENGGYVVWVSSALGPFWGFQQGWMKWLSGVIDNALYPLLFLDYLKSGIPALGGGLPRVMAVIALTIFLTYINYRGLTIVGWVAVVLGVFSVLPFVVMGLISIPKLEPKRWLVADIHNVDWNLYLNTLFWNLNYWDSISTLAGEVESPKRNLPRALFFALLLVVVGYFFPLLTSTGAIPLDRELWTDGYFSDVAKIIGGAWLSWWIQGAAAVSNMGMFVAEMSGDSFQLLGMAERGMLPEVFAKRSRYGTPVVGILFSASGVVLLSWLSFQEIVAAENFLYCFGMILEFIAFVRLRVVAPGVARPYRIPVGTWGAAAMCVPPTVLICVVLGLSSLKVMGVSLVAVALGLVLQPCIKHCEKKKWLRFSTISSLPDIHRENETLIQ, translated from the coding sequence AAAGCGAGGGACACTGAGAGCACTCCAATCCCAACCGAAATGGGAGCACACAACAACGGCGATTACATAGGAATCAACATAACACCTTCCCCTCCATCAAATCATCACACCCACCGAAAAGTATCAATGATACCTCTCATTTTCTTGATCTTCTACGAGGTGTCAGGAGGCCCCTTCGGCATCGAAGACAGCGTCGGCGCCGCCGGCCCCCTTGTCGCCCTAGCCGGCTTCCTACTCTTCCCACTAATCTGGAGCGTCCCAGAAGCCCTAATCACCGCCGAGATGGGCACAATGTTCCCCGAAAACGGCGGCTACGTCGTCTGGGTGTCCTCCGCTTTAGGCCCTTTTTGGGGCTTCCAGCAAGGCTGGATGAAGTGGCTTAGTGGAGTAATCGACAATGCCCTttaccctcttttgtttcttgaTTATCTCAAATCAGGAATCCCTGCATTGGGTGGCGGTTTGCCTAGGGTTATGGCCGTCATTGCCTTGACAATTTTCCTCACTTATATTAATTACAGAGGCTTGACGATTGTGGGATGGGTTGCTGTGGTTCTTGGTGTTTTCTCTGTTCTTCCATTTGTGGTGATGGGCTTGATTTCAATCCCTAAATTGGAGCCCAAGAGATGGCTTGTTGCTGATATCCACAATGTTGATTGGAATTTGTATCTGAATACTCTGTTTTGGAATCTCAACTATTGGGATTCGATAAGCACTCTTGCTGGTGAGGTTGAGAGCCCGAAAAGGAACCTTCCGAGGGCTCTGTTTTTCGCTCTGCTTCTCGTTGTCGTCGGGTACTTCTTTCCCTTGCTAACGAGCACGGGAGCGATCCCCTTGGACCGGGAGCTGTGGACTGATGGGTATTTTTCGGATGTGGCTAAGATCATCGGTGGCGCGTGGCTGAGCTGGTGGATACAGGGGGCTGCAGCGGTGTCGAACATGGGGATGTTTGTGGCGGAGATGAGTGGGGACTCATTCCAGCTGCTCGGGATGGCGGAGAGGGGGATGCTTCCGGAGGTTTTTGCTAAGAGGTCGCGTTATGGGACTCCCGTGGTGGGGATACTGTTCTCTGCTTCTGGGGTGGTTTTGCTGTCGTGGCTTAGCTTTCAGGAGATTGTGGCGGCGGAGAACTTCTTGTATTGCTTTGGGATGATACTGGAGTTTATAGCGTTTGTGAGGCTGAGGGTGGTGGCGCCGGGTGTGGCCCGTCCTTATAGGATCCCGGTGGGGACGTGGGGGGCTGCGGCCATGTGTGTGCCTCCCACTGTGTTGATATGTGTGGTGTTGGGATTGTCGTCGCTCAAGGTGATGGGGGTGAGCCTCGTCGCGGTTGCGCTGGGGCTTGTGTTGCAGCCGTGTATCAAGCATTGTGAGAAGAAGAAATGGCTTAGATTTTCTACTATTTCTAGTCTTCCGGATATTCATCGTGAGAATGAGACGTTGATCCAGTGA
- the LOC121750113 gene encoding probable polyamine transporter At1g31830 isoform X2: MGAHNNGDYIGINITPSPPSNHHTHRKVSMIPLIFLIFYEVSGGPFGIEDSVGAAGPLVALAGFLLFPLIWSVPEALITAEMGTMFPENGGYVVWVSSALGPFWGFQQGWMKWLSGVIDNALYPLLFLDYLKSGIPALGGGLPRVMAVIALTIFLTYINYRGLTIVGWVAVVLGVFSVLPFVVMGLISIPKLEPKRWLVADIHNVDWNLYLNTLFWNLNYWDSISTLAGEVESPKRNLPRALFFALLLVVVGYFFPLLTSTGAIPLDRELWTDGYFSDVAKIIGGAWLSWWIQGAAAVSNMGMFVAEMSGDSFQLLGMAERGMLPEVFAKRSRYGTPVVGILFSASGVVLLSWLSFQEIVAAENFLYCFGMILEFIAFVRLRVVAPGVARPYRIPVGTWGAAAMCVPPTVLICVVLGLSSLKVMGVSLVAVALGLVLQPCIKHCEKKKWLRFSTISSLPDIHRENETLIQ, from the coding sequence ATGGGAGCACACAACAACGGCGATTACATAGGAATCAACATAACACCTTCCCCTCCATCAAATCATCACACCCACCGAAAAGTATCAATGATACCTCTCATTTTCTTGATCTTCTACGAGGTGTCAGGAGGCCCCTTCGGCATCGAAGACAGCGTCGGCGCCGCCGGCCCCCTTGTCGCCCTAGCCGGCTTCCTACTCTTCCCACTAATCTGGAGCGTCCCAGAAGCCCTAATCACCGCCGAGATGGGCACAATGTTCCCCGAAAACGGCGGCTACGTCGTCTGGGTGTCCTCCGCTTTAGGCCCTTTTTGGGGCTTCCAGCAAGGCTGGATGAAGTGGCTTAGTGGAGTAATCGACAATGCCCTttaccctcttttgtttcttgaTTATCTCAAATCAGGAATCCCTGCATTGGGTGGCGGTTTGCCTAGGGTTATGGCCGTCATTGCCTTGACAATTTTCCTCACTTATATTAATTACAGAGGCTTGACGATTGTGGGATGGGTTGCTGTGGTTCTTGGTGTTTTCTCTGTTCTTCCATTTGTGGTGATGGGCTTGATTTCAATCCCTAAATTGGAGCCCAAGAGATGGCTTGTTGCTGATATCCACAATGTTGATTGGAATTTGTATCTGAATACTCTGTTTTGGAATCTCAACTATTGGGATTCGATAAGCACTCTTGCTGGTGAGGTTGAGAGCCCGAAAAGGAACCTTCCGAGGGCTCTGTTTTTCGCTCTGCTTCTCGTTGTCGTCGGGTACTTCTTTCCCTTGCTAACGAGCACGGGAGCGATCCCCTTGGACCGGGAGCTGTGGACTGATGGGTATTTTTCGGATGTGGCTAAGATCATCGGTGGCGCGTGGCTGAGCTGGTGGATACAGGGGGCTGCAGCGGTGTCGAACATGGGGATGTTTGTGGCGGAGATGAGTGGGGACTCATTCCAGCTGCTCGGGATGGCGGAGAGGGGGATGCTTCCGGAGGTTTTTGCTAAGAGGTCGCGTTATGGGACTCCCGTGGTGGGGATACTGTTCTCTGCTTCTGGGGTGGTTTTGCTGTCGTGGCTTAGCTTTCAGGAGATTGTGGCGGCGGAGAACTTCTTGTATTGCTTTGGGATGATACTGGAGTTTATAGCGTTTGTGAGGCTGAGGGTGGTGGCGCCGGGTGTGGCCCGTCCTTATAGGATCCCGGTGGGGACGTGGGGGGCTGCGGCCATGTGTGTGCCTCCCACTGTGTTGATATGTGTGGTGTTGGGATTGTCGTCGCTCAAGGTGATGGGGGTGAGCCTCGTCGCGGTTGCGCTGGGGCTTGTGTTGCAGCCGTGTATCAAGCATTGTGAGAAGAAGAAATGGCTTAGATTTTCTACTATTTCTAGTCTTCCGGATATTCATCGTGAGAATGAGACGTTGATCCAGTGA